A stretch of Physeter macrocephalus isolate SW-GA chromosome 8, ASM283717v5, whole genome shotgun sequence DNA encodes these proteins:
- the TNFAIP8 gene encoding tumor necrosis factor alpha-induced protein 8 isoform X2 codes for MASKSIATTLIDDTSSEVLDELYRVTKEYTQNKKEAEKIIKNLIKTVIKLAILYRNNQFNQDELALMEKFKKKVHQLAMTVVSFHQVDFTFDRNVLSRLLNECREMLHQIIQRHLTAKSHGRVNNVFDHFSDCDFLAALYNPFGNFKPHLQKLCDGINKMLDEENI; via the coding sequence ATGGCGTCCAAATCCATCGCTACCACCTTAATCGATGACACAAGCAGCGAAGTGCTGGATGAGCTCTACAGGGTGACCAAGGAGTACACCCAGAacaagaaggaggcagagaaaatCATCAAAAACCTCATCAAAACAGTCATCAAGCTGGCCATTCTTTACAGGAATAATCAGTTTAACCAAGATGAGCTAGCACTGATGGAGAAATTCAAGAAGAAAGTTCATCAACTTGCTATGACCGTGGTCAGTTTCCATCAGGTGGATTTCACCTTTGACCGGAATGTGTTATCCAGGCTGTTAAATGAGTGTAGAGAGATGCTCCACCAGATCATCCAGCGTCACCTTACCGCCAAGTCACATGGACGGGTTAATAATGTCTTTGATCATTTTTCAGATTGTGATTTCTTGGCTGCCTTGTATAATCCCTTTGGAAATTTTAAACCCCACTTACAAAAACTGTGTGATGGCATCAACAAAATGTTAGATGAAGAGAACATATGA
- the TNFAIP8 gene encoding tumor necrosis factor alpha-induced protein 8 isoform X4, with protein MATDVFNSKNLAVQAQKKILGKMASKSIATTLIDDTSSEVLDELYRVTKEYTQNKKEAEKIIKNLIKTVIKLAILYRNNQFNQDELALMEKFKKKVHQLAMTVVSFHQVDFTFDRNVLSRLLNECREMLHQIIQRHLTAKSHGRVNNVFDHFSDCDFLAALYNPFGNFKPHLQKLCDGINKMLDEENI; from the coding sequence TGGCCACAGATGTCTTTAATTCCAAAAACCTGGCCGTTCAGGCACAAAAGAAGATCTTGGGTAAAATGGCGTCCAAATCCATCGCTACCACCTTAATCGATGACACAAGCAGCGAAGTGCTGGATGAGCTCTACAGGGTGACCAAGGAGTACACCCAGAacaagaaggaggcagagaaaatCATCAAAAACCTCATCAAAACAGTCATCAAGCTGGCCATTCTTTACAGGAATAATCAGTTTAACCAAGATGAGCTAGCACTGATGGAGAAATTCAAGAAGAAAGTTCATCAACTTGCTATGACCGTGGTCAGTTTCCATCAGGTGGATTTCACCTTTGACCGGAATGTGTTATCCAGGCTGTTAAATGAGTGTAGAGAGATGCTCCACCAGATCATCCAGCGTCACCTTACCGCCAAGTCACATGGACGGGTTAATAATGTCTTTGATCATTTTTCAGATTGTGATTTCTTGGCTGCCTTGTATAATCCCTTTGGAAATTTTAAACCCCACTTACAAAAACTGTGTGATGGCATCAACAAAATGTTAGATGAAGAGAACATATGA
- the TNFAIP8 gene encoding tumor necrosis factor alpha-induced protein 8 isoform X3, with translation MLKLLATDVFNSKNLAVQAQKKILGKMASKSIATTLIDDTSSEVLDELYRVTKEYTQNKKEAEKIIKNLIKTVIKLAILYRNNQFNQDELALMEKFKKKVHQLAMTVVSFHQVDFTFDRNVLSRLLNECREMLHQIIQRHLTAKSHGRVNNVFDHFSDCDFLAALYNPFGNFKPHLQKLCDGINKMLDEENI, from the coding sequence TGGCCACAGATGTCTTTAATTCCAAAAACCTGGCCGTTCAGGCACAAAAGAAGATCTTGGGTAAAATGGCGTCCAAATCCATCGCTACCACCTTAATCGATGACACAAGCAGCGAAGTGCTGGATGAGCTCTACAGGGTGACCAAGGAGTACACCCAGAacaagaaggaggcagagaaaatCATCAAAAACCTCATCAAAACAGTCATCAAGCTGGCCATTCTTTACAGGAATAATCAGTTTAACCAAGATGAGCTAGCACTGATGGAGAAATTCAAGAAGAAAGTTCATCAACTTGCTATGACCGTGGTCAGTTTCCATCAGGTGGATTTCACCTTTGACCGGAATGTGTTATCCAGGCTGTTAAATGAGTGTAGAGAGATGCTCCACCAGATCATCCAGCGTCACCTTACCGCCAAGTCACATGGACGGGTTAATAATGTCTTTGATCATTTTTCAGATTGTGATTTCTTGGCTGCCTTGTATAATCCCTTTGGAAATTTTAAACCCCACTTACAAAAACTGTGTGATGGCATCAACAAAATGTTAGATGAAGAGAACATATGA